In Bactrocera neohumeralis isolate Rockhampton chromosome 5, APGP_CSIRO_Bneo_wtdbg2-racon-allhic-juicebox.fasta_v2, whole genome shotgun sequence, the genomic window ggagaatggaaaaagaaaaaactctaatatcaatttgtaaaaaaattggcaTTAAGGTTAACTAGCAAGTCTTATTAGTATAGATTATGAtctctttttttaattccatttcgtATCTTATAGATACAAAGTTAAAAACAGATCATAATCTATAATAAGACTAGCTAGTAAACCTTATAGATTTTACATAGTAAAGTTGGACTTATATGAGTTATTTTGTAtcacaatttaatattttgtaagatCTTAAGTATGTATTCAGTTTGACTGACATAGGGCATTAATAAATAGATCAGAGTAAAATAGATAGAATTGTCTATCATTatccttgtcggccagcttctcAAGCTCTACCTACTCATGCACTACGGCGTCTCTCTTTTTTGTCGGcatatgcgtctcgcttccttatTCAAGCCTCGGCAGGatgcatatttttgtttctacAATACGGTGGTTCGAGTTAATGTTAGATCCTCGGAGCGTATACATGTCAAGAACACTGTAGACTGACATATTCGTCTATCTATCACAACTTGACCGTTCTGGATTTGAGCTTTTCGACCCGGTTTGGGCATGACACAGCCAAGCCGCTTGAtgcatttttttgtgctggaatatAGTACCACCATATTTCAGGTCGGCGAAGTCGACCAGCCTCAACCCTTTTGGCGATGCTTCGGCATGGAACTGATTTTACCAACTGCTGTGCCGTAGGTACTTCTTCCACACCCTGTCGTGAAAGCAGCCAAGCATAATTTTTATGTCGTGCAGATTTCATAAGTGAAAGTAGCCATGTTGAAGAATTTGGCTTTTATGCGGTTTGTGGTTAGGCGCTCATCCACCCAACTGCATGCCAGAACTCGACAACTGAGTCTTATCTCTAACTTATTTTAAGGTTTCCATTACTTAAAATTCAGTTGcacatatacaaggtgcgttccaaagtaagcaggactttaaaaaaaacagaaaaaatgtttttttcggcaaaatcaatttattttattcaaaatagtctccttctgcttcaatacagctttttgcacggtccaagggcatgtcgaacgagtgttttagctcgttggcgggtatggccgccagtatgccggtacaagccttttgaatggactctacgtctgcataacgctttcctttcatggacaaatgcattttatgatgtcattcgaatgttggattctgagcaatttttggtcgtcactcaatttgtgcggaacaaaccgtgcacacacctttcgtaagcccaaatgttcggtcaaaatgcgataaattgatgttttggagatgttcaattccattttcatgaatttcaatgatgatttcggctgatttttgataaattcacgcacagtttcaatggaatttccggtgatcatttatgtcctcacgaccactttgaaaacgttgaaaccactggtgcactctgctacgggataggcaatcatcgccataaacttgtttcatcaattgaaaagtttcggtaaaagttttatcaattttaaaacaaaatttaatgttggctctttgttcgaagctcattttcaaaacatactgacacttaaaacgcaataacttcatttccaatatatgaaatgtcatgaaattttcactggacaatcaataaagatagcagattctaacccaccagtcgacatatagatggtgccACCAGGGGACGTTAGATTCAAAAactcctgtttactttggaccGCACCTTGTAGAAATTCGGTTAAGTGGATTAATAACTCTGACGTATTAGGAACTTTGTGctccacgaatcccacacccaATTTGAACTCCTTTATACCGCTTTTGTAGTAAATAGCACAAGGACCTGCTCGCTAGGCGAGTAGTAGGAAGTTTTGTAGACATTTATATAGCGAGCCGATTGCTTCAAGACCGACGCCCGCTCACAGTCGCACCTCCAGTGAATAGATGCTGTAATTAGACTTTAACGATTCCTTCAACCAAATATGTCGGAATGGCTTCACTGAAGCTTCCGTGACCCTGGACTCTTATATCTTACACTCACGTACCCAGGGTGCGCGAGTAGAACGTAAGAGAAATCCTACGATTGTAACTATACAGCCAGAAGCATGACTACACTCCGTACACCCCTAGAAAGGCACTGTAAGCCAGAAATAGGCTACACGTTTTGAAACTGTTAGACCTCTCtactaacaaaataaaaagaggCAATTGAGTGTGAAATATATGTACTAGAAATGAAACTATTACTATTATGCAATATATGCAACAATATCTACATTTTCGAATATACTTACctatattatacattttaatatgggtctgttacatatacatacagactATACATTCAGACACACTCGTAAGCAATAAatatccaaataaaaaaatgtcttttatgTAACCAAAATTTGATCACATCTGcacttatgtactatatacttatatatatagcaCAGTTAACAAGGTCTATAATTTCACATAACACTTTAAATAGATTATGCATGCAACATTTAACGAATTACAATTACAGTTATGCCAATTTCGGCTGAATTCAATCATTTCGGTTTACatcacatcaaaataaaacagcaaataATTTGCACACAATTGACGCTAGCCCAAATTCAGATTTCTATACATGCTTataagtatacacatacatatgtataaagtatattatatattatacgaATATGCCTCTAGAATTACGTAAATGTGCTACATTTTCTTGCAACACAATATGTGCCGAATATAAAGCTTGCTACTAGTCTCAGCTGATTGCTACTTGCAACAGCTTGAATGGTCATGGGCACACCTTTTTCACTGTTCCATAATTGGTAACACGAAATAGCAGGGTggaacattttgaaaaatgctggaataaatttactaaatttcagAAAGGCCTAGCTCACTAACGATACCTCTTACAGTATCTCATATCATGTGGCTCCCAAACGCTTAAAGCGTAGTCTTGCTAATGCGAGCCAAGTGCATAAGAGATGATCCATTGTTTCTCTGTTGTCTTACTCTTGAcgtttcctgcagtcttctagATCTGTTAGTCCCATTCTGCAGGGTGTATGACTACCAGAATGTGGTCAGCAAGTATTCCAAGCATGTTCCTAGATTCTTTCTTATCGAATGCTGGTAGGAACTTTGGATATTTCTGATCTACCGCTACTGTTGAAGTTGTGCATCCCGGTAGATCATTGCGTCCGTTTTGACCTTCCTTGCCATACTCCTATTCAGATCGTCGTGTAGATGATGTAAGGGTTTAGCAATGTTGGTCACGTTTCCCAAAGATCAGCCGTACACCACTTTTTCCATCTCGCCCAGTTTCTAATTGTCATCGATGCCTTTGTGATCTGACACCTAGTAGAAGTAAAGTCGTTTGGTTCTGGCAACAGTATTCACTGTTGCCCTGCTTTCCCAGACACTTCTGACCTATACGCGAAACGATGTTAAGGCCTTGATTGCTGATTGACTGTATACGTAGTTAACTCTGCAGTTGCTTGTTGGGTGACGCATTCAAGGCTAACTCTACGGCTCTTCCAATAGCAAAGACTTTTGCTTGGCTGCCCTAAGCCTAACTCTGAATAGTATATAAGTCTAATTAAATAGGCTGAAAAGAAGTGGAGGCACTTGGTATATCCGAAATTAGAAGTATATATTTCTGATACCTTTCGAAAAACTAATGAAATTCAGTTTCAGTTTCTTTTTCTAAAACTGTACGTCGTCAGTAGCCATTTTATACTCTCCAACTACAAATATAACCACTGTACAGCGGCAGTAAGTCGTTATGTAGAGCAGCCTCGTGGAAATTGCTGGTTGCCACAGCAACAGCAGCTACGTCGCAAGCTAGCAATTTGGCGGTCTACAGCatccattttaaaattttcgaattttttaagtttttcaccCACTCGCCAGCCGCGGTGCTTCAAAAATGTTGTTgcgtattttatatttcttttacatttacCCGGCGGTTTGCATTAAATTAAGCTGCCAGCGATTGCTTTTTGTAGTGGACGCAAAGATGCAAAGGTGAGGACAATACAAGCGTATCAATCGTCTGCCAAGTTGCAACACCGTGTGCGCATTGAGCTgaaaagccaacattaaatcGAAGTTGtaaccaaaaacaaaagcagcgcggcaaatgaaatgaagttgaactgctttggcttttattttcattttcaatttccttttcattttcgtGGCAAGTTTAGTTTCAGCTGTTGTTGGTTGCAGGTACGGATGCTGTTGCACAATGATGCCAAGTAGCGGCGTGAATTGATACTTACACgagtgtatttaaaaatttggcgTGACGGTACCCCATTGGAAAAGTTGCAAGTCTTTATTGAGCTGGTccgaatttaaacttttttgattgaAAGCTTCCCATAAGTTTAAAACTCTTATAATTGTGgtcgtccatctgccgcgactctCATTCTCCCAGCTTCGATGTCGTGCGAGTATCGTGTCTTTCTTTATTCAGTCAATTGCGCTCTTATTATTTTCATCCgttttctttagctcccacagtttttttctttcgtgCGCTAGAAGCTCAATGGGATCATTATCACTTATGACTAATATTGTATCACCCGACACCCGACTTACGCCGGTTTTCATTTTTTAGCACATCTGATCAAATGTCTGCTCCATATATAGTAAGACACTGGTGGTTGTTGTCATTAAAAGCCTTATTTTTTCTTGAGCGGGCACGCCTGTGTTGGATATTAGTCTGCTCAGATAGGATGTGAAGAATGTGCTAGTTCGTCAGCAGTTATAGCTCTGATTTTCTGTAGCGAGCTGGAGTTTACGTAAGTCTAGCCATGTTTACGTCCGAATCATGCCCTGATTCAGCTTTTTCGGGCTTCCTCTATGTCTCGGGCTGTGATTACTGATACTATATCTGGCATTTCAAGTGTATTCCGTCCGTTCCACAGGGCTAGGCCTAAAATGGACCCTTGTACTGCTCCTAACATCTATTTGTCTTGGTCCCTCTCTAGTCtggtacagcagttttctgttactAAGATACTTTCAGACCACAGCATTgatgtacaatttttttctaaagctaTTGAAGGCGTTTCGAACGTCTAAAGTCGCCAACAGAACTCTTCGCTCGTATTTGGGGCATCTATGCTGTGCGACTTCTATACTTTCAATGACGCTTCGGATAGCGCTTAGAGTTAACCTTCCGGGTCTAAAGCCGTGCTTCCAGTCTATGTTGAAGTAGTCTTTCATAGAGCTTTCCCGTTGTGTCGGGCTTGCATAGTGGGCGGTATGCTGATAGCAAGCTGGGATTACCTTTTCCCTTGCTGATTAGCACAAGTCGTTGTTTCTTCCAAATTTCAGGAAATATTTAAGAGTAATGCGGATCGCTCTATGGCgattgttttgattatttctgCTGGGATACCGTCCGAGCTGGGCGATTTGTTAGTTTTGAGCTTGCCAGCGGTCAGTTGCAGTTCCTCGAGGGTGAACTTGGGGATTTCCGAAAGCCTTATAGCCTATTCTGGTTAACCATGCCATCCATTTTGGCAGCGTTTAAGTCAGGTGGATTGGTTCGAGCATCGAGTTTCTTCATTTTTGTTATCATCCTCGCGTAGTTGCTcccatttttcctttttgtctGCTTCACTTTACGCCGCTTGATATTGCTCGGCTTCTTCGTGTCCTGTATCTCCGCGCCTAGATCTCGTGTATGATCTGTAAACTgctgctttattttttctttgtgaaGTCTTGAGCATTGATTGATTGAACTTTCCGGACAACTTTGGGAGAGCTACTAAGCGAGGTCTGCTCGTctatttccaaaattaatttCGGAGTATTTAATTTCGAAACGATCCATTTTCGTGCTCCTGTATTTTTCCTTTTCTGTGAGGCGTTTGTTCCGTTGTCGATCATGAAAGATTGCTTTTGGGTCATTCTTTGTAGAATAAACTGTGTTAACTATTTGGTCGGACTTTTCATTTTCTAAGCAAGTCTAAAGTGCTCGTTGAAGAACGAAGCACTGAAACGCTAAATAGGTATTGCCAAACGGAAATTAcgaacaaatttgaaatttggctCTTAATATGGCTTGAACTCGAACTTCTCATTTTAAGATATAACATCTATGGTCTATGATCTAATCCAGGGGTATAAGCCAAATATTCGAGATACAGTTCAAAGTTCGgatcaaaatagaaaaaataaacaaatttttggtgcTCTCTTTGCGTTTTTAAAGTTAAGTCAATCGGGGCTCGAGATTGCAGGGCAGCTTACACGCAAGTATCTCGGCAGGGCAGCTTAACTTGTCGAGTCAGTTGCATAAATGTACTTGTGGCAAGTGGCTGTGGCGTTGCATCAAAATATTCATCCTGCCACAGTTGTTCCAGTCCGCTATGCGTTGTGCACGCTCCTGGCGTTGGTGCCGCTGCCGTTCCCATTACCGTTGTCGCTGCTTTTGCCTGGCTCACATTTAACCTTTTCAACGGTAAACACGCTGTGGCAAGAGCTTTGCGGACTTTGCCTTTTGGGCGAACTGGTGCACTACCAACACGCTTActgtcattattattattgttgttggtgctgatGTGTTTGTGGCAAGATGCCTCCACCCATGCAAGCGATCGCTCCTCACCTGTGTGCCGTATTGGGTTGCCCCAGCACAATGCAGTGCTCGAAGCGGCTGCAACACAAACTGGTTTATTGGCCAAAAATTGGTAAATTTCAGGTTTGTTAGCCACACTCACCAGGGGCATGaataaagcacacacacacacacatactttaTGTATTTTGATAAAGCGTGTCAGAAAGCGTGCGACATGCGATGAAGGGGCGACACAGCGTTGACTTCACAGCGcactgttgttcttgttgtggATTGTGGCAACGCCATTGCTGGCGCTGTTTTGTGTATGTGGTTGTGGTTGCTGCAGTTGCACGTTTGTTGTCATTGTCTTGTTGTTGTGTGCCAGTAGTGGTGGATACacctttgttgttgtgcaaattttgcttttgttctcggagttgttgttatttcactttttacttttataacaattgttgttgctatatttTTGTTGGGAACCCAACCTTAATTTTTTCGCATCACACAACCCTACAGCGTTGCGCCGCCAAAATCGCCACTAATTTCGCCTCACCTTGTTGCAAGTTGTACGCGCGTTTGTTGCCGCCGCTGTTTTTGTCATGACTtaatgtgtgtttttgttgtttttcttgttgtattTTTCTCCTTGTTTATGTTGGCGCAttgtcgctttgttgttgctgtggtgtGGCCTGCCAAATGCGTGGCTCactcaatttattttagtttttcggcgaacttttgatattttttgcgTCGACAGCtaactaaaaaacaacaataagaaaaaaaatcagtgtagtacctacatacatacatatgtatttacaatggAAAACATaggcatacgtatgtatgtgtttgtatgtgtgatgcgacaaatgtttaaatatgtaaaaactcaatttcccaatacacatttagtttttgaacttgatttaaCGTCTTGTTGCAAGCAAAATTTATTCCTCAATTAACtgttataatatttcaaaattttgttttttaatgttgaagCAATATTGGTAGTATCAATAATtaggtttataaatatattcaagttttcgagatatcgcaAAATAACGGTTTTTATCGCGGAAGGTTTGATTAAAAACAGCGTTAAATTTACTTTAGTAACCGGTGATTcattttgccaaattttgtatttctctgAGCTTTTAGCCGATCCCAGGAGGCCCTCGGAAGAAAAGTGGCAACCGATGAcgaagatttttctgcttaaaattgtCTCAAAACCAACTAAAAAAGATGTTCTTACAACAGATGAATACAGATTATGATCGAAAAGCTAGCCGAAAtcttatttttgacaaaatgacgGCCACCCAAAAAAAGgtgtttttggtgaaaaatttgcaattcgcaaatcataaaatttgtttgttgggTTCACAGCTCTATTAAAGGCGCAGTTAAAATAAAACAGATTTCAGCTACGAAAGTTACAAATACACTGACAACAGCAAGCATTCGCTCCTTAACTAACAACAATCTACAATATTCTCAAAATTATTACGCCTTGCTTTATCGCTTTCGATAACAAATAGGCAAGTTCCATGCATTGAACTAGTCATTGCCCACATTTCGCATGGCCTCACCTTATCAATAGTTACTCGCAAATTTTGGTGGCGCTTTTATTGCGCAATATTATGTATGCCAACGTTAATTTTTATCGCATGTACACTTTTTGTCTTAGGACATATCAGACATATGTATCGCAAGTAATCGGTTCTATGTGTGacaatcgtttaaaaaaaaaaaacagtgtgAACGAAGTggtagaaaaaaatcaaatccaCTCTTAAAAGAgttataaattttgcattttctgaacACAAGCAGCGTTGGAAACCAAGCCTTCATAAAATAGTAATGCGAGCGCACCTTGGTAAATGTGGTCACcacatattataattttagactTTCTGAAGAGAGTGaagtttgcatatttttacagGCAATAAAGTAAAATAGATCAAAGGCTTCACAGGTTAGTAGCATTACAATGACTTCTTGGTGTTCTTGGAAGTCGGTTCTCTATACCTTGGTTACAACAGTCGTACCTGCTAACGACGTCCTTACCCCTTAGTGCTTAAAAGCGCGTAgttcaaaacaatgcgttgatcagtgCCCCAAATAATCAAACTCTTTCCAAGTATTATTTGGTTCCAATTCGTCAAATGGAAGAGGCTCCTTTTCCACATTGGTCGGTtacgaggcccatctaaaaacTCTgtcgtactttgggtccggcacccggccgcagtgcgataATACACtgaagtgaatttttaattctgcCTGCTTCTAGGTTAAGACGTGAAAAAAAGCATGAAAAAGTCTTCGAGAATTTGTGAATTCTTCATAGTAGCTTTTTGGCGCCGTCGGTTTTGGTGTTGAAATGAAGTCTGTACTTCTGCGTAGATAAAAATCATATAGTCCTATAATTATTTAAGATCCCTTTTGGAGATTGGCGAGCTGCTGAGATAAAAAGTACTGCTGAAAATTTATCTTGATTAATATGCTTATATTTTGCTTGCTTGTCTAGTTACTCTTCTGATGCCTGTCAACTACTCAAATAGTTCGTAGTCAACCTTTTGAGCCTAGAAGGAAGTCTTGAGCTTTAAAATAATGCATTCGAAAATTTCCGGTGTATTTGACGTGAAAGGAAGAGTGAAATACTTTCACTTAATGAAGGATCATTTTCTATGAAACGTGTTGTATTTGTACGAAACTAAAGGCTGAatgacttttttaaataataagcaaTAACTGAGGGTTATAATACACTAAAGAAAATGATATCACACTCAAAGAATGGAAGTAATACCGCAGGGTTCCCTTGTCAAGGCCtattaaaatacaatatatttatataatccaACTTTTTGAAGTCGGACTTCCGTTGCCTAAGCTATTTATGAATTACAATATTACACTTTTGAAAAACGATAATTACCTTCcgtcttttatttatttgactaGATTGCACTCTGAGTGTCTGCTTTAATTTACGACGTAACAGTCtaacatttcaattaaaaagacAACGTAGCACTTACTAGATGGTGCCCATAGATTTAAatctatgtatatgatttttagtttgcCCAAACATTCAAAAGACGCATGTATAAATTTGTCACCTTTCGTATTTTCAGCTTGTGAATTACatcatttttgttattgtgaaaaattagATAGAAAAGAATTTACGTGTTGATAAAATACTGTATTTCGAAGGgcaaaaatacagttgaagcataccttggcttgatgacgagtttccgggCAATGcctcaggaaaatcaaccatcaaggattggtatgctcaAGTTTAAACGtagtgaaatgagcaccgaaggcggtgaacgcagtggacgcccaaaagagtTTGTTACcgacaaaaatatcaaaaaagtccgCAAAAGAATTGTGGATGAccataaagtgaagttgttcgagatagaaGGCACTTAATCTCGATCGACTGAAAGTGTGTATCATTCATGACTATTTGGGTTTAGGAAAACTTTGTGTAAAGCTCACTTTTTGCAAATTGTGTTTTACTATAGTAGGCcgaggacttttcaattgaccacTTGTGATTTTATCAAAAGGTTATTTACTTCTACTTTCAATGAATATTTAACGGGTTCTTGAATATCTGAATAATTAATAGGATTCCTTATTAATGAAGTCGGTTTTCCCAAGCATAGCTTTCCGTTGATGTTATGTAGTTATGTCCTTTGTCTTAGCTCTAATTGACTCTGACTTCCAATTTCTACCGGCATTGTATGTTTCCTTTACAGTTATCTTTGGTTCAGCTGCAATGCAtcaagttgtatttttttaatgcatcGATTTGACAGTATTTATTATGAGCtctgtaaattttttgaatggAAGGCATTAACTTTACGCAGAAGTGGAGTGGAGGCCACTGGAGACGGCCTGTGGTGTTGcagaaatatatagaaataaagaagtGGGTCATACACATATCATGTGTCACATTATTAATGAACTCTTGTCAAGCCGTGAAGTTTTAACTAAATTCGCATTTGCACATGTTTCACGAAAAtttgaacgtatgtatgtacatagatatttgGAGGCATTAACACGTTGTAGCATATGAGCAAATCAGTTGGTCATTAGTCTGAGCGGAGAGGACAAACATCGGAGTAAGCAAAAACTATGCGAAATTGTGCGAACCGAAAATAATTTATGaccgaattaatttttttttcaaca contains:
- the LOC126759289 gene encoding uncharacterized protein LOC126759289, with the protein product MPLVSVANKPEIYQFLANKPVCVAAASSTALCWGNPIRHTGEERSLAWVEASCHKHISTNNNNNNDSKRVGSAPVRPKGKVRKALATACLPLKRLNVSQAKAATTVMGTAAAPTPGACTTHSGLEQLWQDEYFDATPQPLATSTFMQLTRQVKLPCRDTCVTLFNRLRGFFSYSLAITQVFDSGSIFSPEILDIKPEDLRAKFQAGVVNLAAVSLQIGCPTIASAPHSVANGFKNLLAMAVATEMVFKEVAAIKEFIKDPSKFVAAAASVPASAPAGAGAAAEKKEEAKKEESESEEDEDMGFGLFD